One part of the Arabidopsis thaliana chromosome 4, partial sequence genome encodes these proteins:
- the NOV gene encoding Histidine kinase-, DNA gyrase B-, and HSP90-like ATPase family protein (NO VEIN (NOV); FUNCTIONS IN: ATP binding; INVOLVED IN: in 6 processes; LOCATED IN: nucleus; EXPRESSED IN: 26 plant structures; EXPRESSED DURING: 13 growth stages; CONTAINS InterPro DOMAIN/s: ATPase-like, ATP-binding domain (InterPro:IPR003594); BEST Arabidopsis thaliana protein match is: no vein-like (TAIR:AT1G08300.1); Has 30201 Blast hits to 17322 proteins in 780 species: Archae - 12; Bacteria - 1396; Metazoa - 17338; Fungi - 3422; Plants - 5037; Viruses - 0; Other Eukaryotes - 2996 (source: NCBI BLink).): MQGNHDGSWSLHPSTNNGSGRANGNININTVPGGGYLPQANPVFPNFNQPIRYPIPQFPANFYRPNFPDFSLGNPNFQPHQNLNFLHQQIPHQYGSAANHFLQNHNQNSFSFPPQSIPNNDISISQNHGAFENSSLKRRRQEEVVQVTDVVPKSNFASGESANNSFSVSLPIPIATDDSGVSRVHGEKSSGKPKRKVDVLRIDKAVNKTRKLFVAAGESVSSTRVSRAVLEELQADSWRSLGVQMQDVPSLRQLMAIEGKINAFIHCFVGARRIVTLHDLEVAICRNEFVDSFDDLELGPLLQHPLVLLYFPSISSSTGPVKITSEEIISFLDSYLHTYMTEDVKLDEFLNFVASQKSVTSKEKLGVRIQSLRMYVSFILDAKRQEGETLKVLLTELHQKYHIPSSKKQQRDKSLTVSERADSFALHHKDYCGKHIRFDSSSSDENDNVYEVRNLNSSDHINSCPYPSVAEEMKRLGGSNKKRKGERRNHEKSDSSKLLRKSPSKLQGHAKQEIPKLADDSEAKKVFSVDEADFTLSEGDLRLFISTWKDTCKELSISTFVEKMLSFYNLGGSEGRAQIKRAKAMSSFPFVGLLNVAVTSLRRGMWDSIYDNFQMTSLSDTTNTGSGNQVGEINPIENSELSKTQHVMPPTHCNTVEEIIRRLSLYFEHDLSGAKHIGIFRKLQTCENLLAEQFQVQDFESLGWGGFFAFLEKHMLLLPTQLQRFLSRELQEEFPLEVHVNENLLTLLLSQASEFSSDKVLSRQTLARLVAEQFPSISFKVVGRDSEENFSEIIGKKKSSSKCVLFSATLLGAENSLTSKYLEESLTVGNDTEARSTTLNAVASKEVLDVLLRVPLLSDLNSWCHWDLRYAPQFGPLMGCLNEINSTDLLCLVTRDGKIIRADPSATADSFLEAALQGSAYRTAAQLLSLISLNGRTHLPFSLLKCYAKRAFEVFFYNYSEEMELNDRNSLVQMHGPEKLSTSFDKVIVVGEKAKVAKRDYAASKFLLDCLGYLPGEFRSLVVDILLPGLRSVVKDAPTRVLSACEQTEQRIMLHDAGLLLGIVEWISDYHKFCSSCSPNSSIVENASSNLDSGAGFVQNELEDPVQTKQRCMIVSEKSCEYKEEPHESCHTFGGSGILCDSVGEAFTQTAPEFYDNRASVIDSIRRDEFGLDLTSSGSEMSMLQKQHARLGRALQCLSQELYSQDSHFILELVQNADDNKYPEHVEPTLTFILQKTGIVVLNNECGFMPENIRALCDVGQSTKKGSGGYIGKKGIGFKSVFRVSDAPEIHSNGFHFKFDISEGQIGYILPTVVPPHDIESLSSMLSGRALHLKDAGWNTCITLPFRAIDSERTTVNHIEPMFSDLHPSLLLFLHRLQCIVYRNVLDDSLLVMRKEVVSKNIVKVSCGENSMTWFVASEKLKATNLRDDVQTTEISIGFTLDMLEDGTYRSCMIQEPVFAFLPLRTYGLKFIIQGDFILTSSREDVDEDSPWNQWLLSEFPGLFVDALRSFCSLPSFTQNLGKGVSSYMQLVPLVGEVHGFFSSLPRSIISRLRTTNCLLLEGDGEEWVPPCKVLRNWNEKIRVLLKDGLLQEHLALGFLDKDIVLSDSLSRALGIEDYGPKTLVQILSSLSHKNGCLQSMGFTWLSSILTELYLLFRSSGHGNVELGIDKSLIDDLHKIPFIPLSNGKFTSLDEGAVWLHHDTTGLDLGDVFEAFPVLYGNLRTIDHSLLLASSVDEKSSVDDLVNMLCAIGVQKLSAHEIVKAHILPAFEARSTGAVDGLMVDYLCFVMTHLRSGCHICLKERKYIISELRSKALVLSNYGLKQLGEGSIHFGEEYGNQVNMKKLTKNLDISWHVVDGTYLKHPASKFYACGLKEWREFFQEIGIADFVQVVQVEKSIAEFYSVSHCEKYDINLLSPDLTVKDWESPELVDLLSLLHKSNGRKGCKYLLEVLDRLWDDCYYDKTTVNYNSGTHGIIRSSESSFMRVICDSLWIVSSMDSKLHLSKDLYHDCDDVQSILGMNAPYAVPTVTSVKLLSDIGFKTKVSLDDALEVLESWVHCGDSFKSSISQITRFYKYLWNEMADSKQKITEKLHTLPSVFVPHGIASRQNDMISGIFLSLDDVYWNDSAGVLDEIKEISSQISSVVEPLRRKTLGNIYPGLHDFFVNGCGVPETPSFQEYLKILGQFAHNVSPSSAAKAVFKIFLKWSDDLNSGKSSEDVIHFKERLSELEYTVLPTENDKWVSLHSSFGLVCWCDNEKLKKRFKNKDKIEFISFGENDDEGQEVLQTKVSGLMHSLGIPSISEVVKREAKYEGLQDNTVTVSLVNWALPYAQRYIFTLHHEKYTQTKKTVHSQVKRLQVFVVDKLSYRNVIPQYGISSKKEFKCSSLLQDKALYTTPSLDSHSLFMELSRLFFNGVPDLHLANFLHLIKTMAESGLSEEQMESFILNSQKVHQVPDGEEIWSLKSAVKAKKKAGISLSWLPSSSKTRHGSSKTNTDDSKQELDTSSSKEDVTEALEEKIPIEMTNTNLVSGYDNCAGTSSRASEPNPLHSMHMISGSTSGNQAAMHLNPNLPHEWNNSFTANFSDRDQLHTGTPWAAQAQQTGRKGEEIAYRYFVAKYGNEALVKWVNDQSETGLPYDLMIENRGGKKEYVEVKATVSTRKDYFNLTVREWQFANEKGESYIIAHVLLGNSNAILTQHRNPVKLCQEGHLRLLVLMPNQRNEVNVTF; this comes from the exons ATGCAAGGGAACCACGACGGTTCGTGGTCTCTACACCCCTCCACCAACAATGGAAGCGGCAGAGCCAACGgaaacatcaacatcaacacCGTTCCCGGTGGAGGATACCTTCCTCAGGCAAATCCTGTCTTTCCCAATTTCAATCAACCCATTAGATACCCAATTCCTCAGTTTCCGGCGAATTTTTACCGCCCTAATTTCCCTGACTTCTCTCTcggaaaccctaatttccaACCCcatcaaaatctcaacttCCTTCATCAACAAATCCCTCACCAATATGGCTCCGCTGCTAATCACTTCCTTCAAAACCATAACCAAAACAGCTTCTCTTTCCCACCTCAATCTATACCTAATAATGATATCAGTATCTCTCAGAATCACGGAGCTTTCGAAAACTCTTCATTGAAACGAAGACGACAAGAGGAGGTTGTACAAGTGACTGATGTGGTTCCAAAATCTAATTTTGCTTCCGGTGAGAGTGCTAATAACTCCTTCAGTGTATCTCTACCGATCCCTATAGCAACTGATGATAGTGGTGTGTCTCGAGTCCATGGAGAGAAGTCATCTGGAAAACCCAAGCGCAAAGTTGATGTCTTGCGGATTGATAAGGCTGTTAACAAGACGCGTAAATTATTTGTTGCTGCTGGAGAGAGTGTTTCTTCGACTAGAGTGTCGAGAGCTGTTTTAGAAGAGCTTCAAGCTGATTCTTGGCGTTCCTTGGGTGTGCAAATGCAAGATGTTCCTTCTCTTCGTCAACTTATGGCCATTGAAGGCAAG ATCAATGCATTTATTCACTGCTTCGTTGGGGCTAGAAGAATTGTGACCCTGCATGATTTGGAAGTGGCAATATGCCGGAACGAGTTTGTTGATTCTTTCGATGATCTGGAATTGGGACCTTTGCTGCAGCATCCACTGGTTTTGCTGTATTTTCCATCGATATCCAGTTCTACTGGACCAGTTAAGATCACTAGTGAGGAGATAATATCATTTCTTGATAGCTATCTGCACACTTATATGACAGAAGATGTTAAGCTCGATgaatttctgaattttgttgcAAGTCAAAAGTCAGTTACAAGCAAGGAAAAGCTTGGTGTGCGTATTCAGAGCTTGCG GATGTATGTATCTTTCATTCTAGACGCGAAGAGACAAGAAGGTGAAACACTGAAAGTCTTACTGACTGAGCTGCATCAGAAGTATCACATCCCCTCATCAAAGAAACAACAGCGAGATAAATCTCTAACTGTCTCTGAGCGAGCTGACTCATTTGCTTTACATCATAAGGATTATTGTGGCAAgcatataagatttgattctTCAAGCTCAGATGAAAATGATAATGTTTATGAGGTTAGAAATCTTAATAGTTCTGACCATATCAATAGTTGTCCATATCCATCTGTTGCGGAAGAGATGAAGCGTCTTGGGGGCTCCAATAAGAAAAGGAAGGGTGAAAGACGTAATCATGAAAAATCTGATTCCTCCAAACTGCTTAGAAAATCCCCCTCTAAATTACAAGGACATGCGAAACAAGAGATACCTAAATTGGCTGATGATTCTGAAGCTAAGAAGGTTTTCAGTGTCGATGAGGCTGATTTTACACTTTCTGAAGGAGATTTAAGATTGTTCATTTCAACTTGGAAGGACACATGTAAAGAGCTAAGCATTTCAACG TTTGTCGAGAAAATGTTGTCTTTTTACAACTTGGGGGGCTCTGAAGGAAGAGCTCAGATTAAAAGAGCTAAAGCGATGTCATCATTTCCGTTTGTTGGATTACTAAATGTCGCT GTAACTTCATTAAGACGTGGTATGTGGGATAGCATATATGATAATTTTCAAATGACAAGCCTAAGTGATACGACTAATACAGGCTCAGGAAATCAAGTTGGTGAAATTAACCCAATTGAAAACAGTGAGTTAAGCAAGACTCAGCATGTTATGCCTCCTACACACT GTAACACTGTCGAAGAAATTATTAGAAGGCTTTCCTTGTATTTTGAGCATGATCTTTCTGGAGCGAAGCACATTGGTATCTTTAGGAAGCTACAGACTTGCGAGAATTTGTTGGCAGAGCAATTTCAAGTACAGGATTTTGAGTCTCTTGGTTGGGGTGggttttttgctttcttggAAAAACATATGTTACTGCTACCAACACAACTTCAAAGGTTTCTATCTAGAGAATTACAGGAAGAGTTTCCTCTGGAGGTCCACGTGAATGAGAATCTGTTGACTCTTCTGCTTTCGCAAGCTTCTGAATTTTCAAGTGATAAAGTACTATCTAGACAAACATTAGCTCGACTGGTTGCAGAACAATTTCCATCAATCAGTTTCAAGGTTGTCGGAAGAGATTCAGAGGAAAATTTCTCTGAAATCATTGGTAAGAAGAAGTCTTCTTCTAAATGTGTCCTCTTTTCTGCAACATTGTTGGGAGCTGAAAACTCTTTGACAAGTAAATATCTGGAAGAATCCCTGACAGTGGGAAATGATACTGAAGCAAGAAGCACCACTCTTAATGCTGTTGCATCCAAAGAGGTTTTAGATGTTTTGCTTAGGGTTCCGTTGTTGTCAGACTTGAATTCATGGTGTCACTGGGATCTTAGGTATGCTCCACAGTTTGGTCCTCTTATGGGCTGTTTAAATGAGATTAATTCAACAGATCTGTTGTGTCTAGTGACAAGGGATGGTAAGATTATCAGAGCAGATCCTTCTGCAACAGCAGATTCATTCTTAGAGGCTGCTCTTCAAGGATCTGCTTACCGTACTGCTGCACAGTTGTTGTCATTGATATCATTGAATGGAAGAACACATCTACCATTTTCCCTTCTAAAATGCTATGCAAAACGTgcatttgaagtttttttttataactattcCGAGGAGATGGAGCTAAATGATAGGAATTCTCTTGTGCAAATGCATGGGCCAGAAAAGCTCAGCACTTCTTTTGACAAAGTGATAGTTGTAGGAGAGAAAGCTAAAGTGGCTAAACGTGACTATGCTGCCTCtaagtttcttcttgattGTCTGGGCTATCTACCTGGGGAGTTTCGCAGTTTAGTTGTTGATATCTTGCTACCAGGACTACGTTCTGTTGTTAAAGATGCTCCTACAAGAGTTTTGTCTGCATGCGAGCAAACAGAGCAACGCATCATGCTGCATGATGCCGGATTGCTGCTAGGCATTGTTGAGTGGATTAGTGATTACCATAAGTTTTGCTCATCATGTTCTCCAAACTCTTCAATAGTGGAGAATGCTTCGTCCAACTTAGATTCTGGCGCAGGTTTTGTGCAAAACGAATTGGAGGACCCAGTTCAGACCAAACAAAGATGCATGATCGTATCAGAGAAGTCGTGCGAATACAAAGAAGAACCTCATGAATCTTGTCACACTTTTGGTGGTTCAGGGATTTTATGTGATTCTGTTGGGGAGGCTTTCACCCAGACTGCACCTGAATTTTATGATAATCGAGCCTCTGTTATTGATTCAATCAGACGGGATGAGTTTGGGTTGGATTTAACTTCTTCTGGTTCTGAGATGAGTATGCTGCAGAAACAACATGCTCGGTTAGGAAGAGCACTTCAGTGTTTGTCCCAAGAACTGTATTCTCAAGATTCACACTTCATTCTTGAACTT GTTCAAAATGCTGATGACAATAAATACCCTGAACACGTGGAACCCACACTCACATTCATTCTTCAAAAGACCGGGATTGTTGTTTTAAACAACGAGTGTGGCTTCATGCCTGAGAACATTCGGGCCCTGTGTGATGTTGGTCAATCCACAAAGAAAGGATCTGGTGGATACATAGGGAAGAAAGGAATTGGCTTCAAGTCAGTGTTTCGG GTTTCTGATGCTCCTGAGATCCACTCAAATGGTTTCCATTTCAAGTTTGATATAAGTGAGGGTCAGATTGGATATATTTTACCGACTGTTGTGCCTCCTCATGATATTGAATCGCTTAGCAGCATGTTATCTGGCCGTGCTTTACACCTGAAGGATGCAGGATGGAACACTTGCATTACACTTCCTTTCAGAGCCATTGATTCCGAAAGAACAACAGTGAATCACATTGAACCTATGTTTTCAGACCTTCACCCTTCTTTATTACTCTTCCTACATCGCCTCCAGTGCATAGTATACAGAAACGTGCTTGACGATTCTCTCTTGGTCATGAGGAAAGAGGTTGTGAGCAAGAATATCGTAAAGGTTTCATGTGGGGAAAATAGCATGACATGGTTTGTGGCATCAGAGAAATTAAAGGCTACCAATCTTCGTGATGATGTTCAGACAACAGAAATTTCCATAGGATTCACTCTTGACATGCTGGAAGATGGAACTTACAGATCATGTATGATTCAAGAAcctgtttttgcttttcttcctCTAAGAACTTATGGTTTGAAATTTATTATACAAGGGGATTTCATTCTTACATCATCAAGGGAGGATGTTGATGAGGATAGTCCTTGGAACCAGTGGCTGTTGTCAGAATTTCCGGGTTTGTTTGTGGATGCGTTAAGGTCCTTTTGCAGTCTTCCTTCTTTCACCCAGAATCTGGGTAAAGGTGTCTCCTCATACATGCAGCTTGTACCTCTCGTCGGGGAAGTGCATgggttcttttcttctctccctcGTTCTATTATATCTAGATTGAGAACAACCAATTGCTTGCTGCTTGAGGGAGACGGTGAAGAATGGGTTCCTCCTTGCAAGGTTTTAAGAAACTGGAATGAAAAGATTAGGGTTCTTCTTAAGGATGGATTGCTTCAGGAGCATCTTGCTTTGGGCTTTTTGGACAAAGATATAGTTTTGTCAGATTCCCTGTCAAGGGCACTCGGCATTGAAGACTATGGACCGAAGACTTTGGTGCAAATTCTTTCTTCATTGAGTCACAAGAATGGTTGTCTACAATCAATGGGCTTTACATGGTTATCGTCTATTCTTACTGAACTTTACCTACTATTCCGTTCTTCTGGGCATGGTAATGTAGAGTTAGGTATAGATAAGAGTCTTATAGATGACCTTCACAAGATCCCATTTATTCCCCTCTCAAATGGTAAGTTCACCTCTTTAGATGAAGGCGCAGTGTGGTTGCACCATGACACCACTGGGTTAGATCTTGGTGATGTATTTGAAGCATTTCCTGTGTTATATGGAAATCTCCGAACCATTGATCATTCCCTTCTTTTGGCGTCTTCTGTTGATGAAAAATCCTCTGTGGATGACCTTGTAAACATGCTTTGTGCAATTGGCGTTCAAAAGCTGTCAGCACATGAAATCGTTAAAGCTCATATATTACCAGCCTTTGAGGCAAGGAGTACAGGTGCAGTGGACGGTTTAATGGTTGATTACTTATGCTTTGTGATGACACATCTACGATCTGGCTGTCATATTTGTCTGAAGGAGAGGAAGTACATTATTTCTGAGTTGAGAAGCAAAGCTCTGGTATTATCAAATTATGGGTTGAAACAGCTAGGTGAAGGGTCAATTCATTTCGGTGAAGAATATGGAAACCAGGTCAACATGAAGAAGCTTACCAAAAACTTGGATATATCATGGCATGTGGTTGATGGTACCTACTTGAAACATCCAGCATCAAAATTTTATGCATGCGGATTGAAGGAGTGGCGGGAATTTTTTCAAGAGATTGGAATAGCTGATTTTGTTCAAGTAGTTCAAGTTGAAAAGAGCATTGCTGAATTCTATTCTGTTTCACACTGTGAAAAGTATGATATCAACTTGTTATCTCCTGATTTAACTGTTAAAGACTGGGAATCCCCGGAACTAGTTGATCTCTTGTCTCTCTTGCACAAAAGTAATGGCCGTAAAGGTTGCAAGTATCTTTTGGAAGTCCTTGATAGACTGTGGGACGATTGTTACTATGACAAAACAACTGTTAACTATAACTCGGGTACGCATGGTATCATCAGATCATCAGAATCTTCATTTATGAGGGTAATTTGTGATTCTCTATGGATAGTTTCAAGCATGGACAGCAAATTGCATCTTTCAAAAGACCTCTATCATGATTGTGATGATGTGCAGTCAATACTTGGCATGAATGCTCCCTATGCAGTTCCTACG GTTACAAGTGTCAAGTTACTTAGTGATATTGGTTTTAAGACCAAAGTTTCCCTCGATGATGCTTTGGAAGTCCTAGAATCTTGGGTACACTGTGGAGACTCTTTCAAATCAAG CATCTCTCAGATTACCagattttacaaatatttgtGGAATGAAATGGCTgattcaaaacagaaaattacTGAAAAGCTTCATACTCTTCCGTCTGTGTTTGTACCACATGGAATTGCAAGTAGGCAGAATGATATGATATCGGGAATATTCTTGTCACTTGATGATGTTTACTGGAATGATTCTGCTGGCGTTTTAGATGAGATAAAAGAGATCAGTTCGCAGATCAGCAGTGTTGTGGAACCATTGCGTAGAAAAACATTGGGCAATATCTATCCAGGTCTACATGACTTTTTTGTGAATGGGTGTGGAGTACCTGAGACGCCTTCGTTTCAAGAGTACCTTAAAATTCTAGGGCAGTTTGCACATAATGTGTCACCCTCATCTGCCGCCAAGGCT GTCTTCAAAATTTTCCTGAAGTGGAGTGATGACTTGAACTCTGGCAAATCTTCCGAAGATGTTATTCATTTTAAAGAGAGACTTTCAGAACTGGAGTACACTGTACTCCCTACTGAAAATGATAAGTGGGTTTCCTTGCACTCCTCGTTTGGTCTCGTATGTTGGTGTGATAATGAGAagttaaagaagagatttaAAAACAAGGATAAAATTGAGTTTATTAGCTTTGGGGAAAATGATGACGAAGGGCAAGAAGTGCTTCAAACAAAAGTGTCTGGGCTCATGCACAGTTTGGGCATTCCAAGTATTTCTGAG GTGGTAAAGCGTGAAGCGAAATATGAAGGTTTGCAAGATAATACTGTAACAGTGTCACTTGTTAACTGGGCTCTGCCTTATGCACAGCGGTATATCTTTACTCTTCATCATGAGAAGTatacccaaacaaaaaagacagTCCATAGTCAAGTCAAACGTCTACAAGTCTTTGTTGTTGATAAGTTATCCTATAGGAATGTCATACCGCAATATGGCATCAGCTCTAAAAAGGAGTTCAAATGCAGTTCTCTTCTGCAG GATAAAGCTCTGTACACAACACCAAGTCTGGATTCCCATTCCTTGTTCATGGAACTGTCTCGTTTGTTTTTCAACGGAGTGCCTGATCTGCATTTGGCAAATTTCCTTCACTTGATCAAAACAATGGCAGAATCTGGGTTGAGCGAGGAGCAAATGGAATCCTTCATTCTGAACAGTCAGAAAGTTCATCAGGTTCCTGATGGTGAAGAGATCTGGTCCCTCAAATCTGCTGTTAaagcgaagaagaaagctGGAATAAGCTTGAGCTGGTTACCTTCAAGTTCTAAAACAAGACATGGTTCTAGCAAGACCAACACTGATGATTCTAAACAAGAGCTGGACACTAGTAGCAGCAAAGAGGATGTAACAGAGGctcttgaagaaaaaataccGATTGAGATGACCAATACCAACTTGGTTTCTGGATATGATAATTGTGCAGGCACAAGTTCACGAGCTAGTGAGCCAAACCCGTTGCATTCTATGCATATGATTAGTGGCTCAACCTCAGGGAATCAGGCTGCTATGCATCTCAATCCAAATCTTCCTCATGAATGGAACAATTCCTTCACAGCTAATTTCAGCGATAGAGACCAGCTTCATACAGGCACACCTTGGGCTGCACAAGCGCAACAGACCGGTAGAAAAGGTGAAGAAATCGCTTACAGATACTTTGTTGCAAAATACGGCAATGAGGCACTGGTTAAATGGGTTAACGACCAGAGCGAAACCGGTTTACCTTACGACCTCATGATCGAAAACCGAGGTGGTAAGAAAGAGTACGTGGAGGTGAAAGCAACGGTATCGACACGGAAAGACTATTTCAACTTGACAGTGAGGGAATGGCAATTTGCAAATGAGAAAGGAGAGAGTTACATAATAGCTCATGTTTTGTTAGGAAACAGTAATGCAATCCTCACACAGCATAGAAACCCGGTCAAGTTATGCCAAGAAGGTCATCTCCGGTTATTGGTTCTCATGCCCAACCAGAGAAACGAGGTCAACGTTACATTTTAA
- a CDS encoding Pectin lyase-like superfamily protein (Pectin lyase-like superfamily protein; FUNCTIONS IN: polygalacturonase activity; INVOLVED IN: carbohydrate metabolic process; LOCATED IN: endomembrane system; CONTAINS InterPro DOMAIN/s: Pectin lyase fold/virulence factor (InterPro:IPR011050), Pectin lyase fold (InterPro:IPR012334), Parallel beta-helix repeat (InterPro:IPR006626), Glycoside hydrolase, family 28 (InterPro:IPR000743); BEST Arabidopsis thaliana protein match is: Pectin lyase-like superfamily protein (TAIR:AT2G40310.1); Has 30201 Blast hits to 17322 proteins in 780 species: Archae - 12; Bacteria - 1396; Metazoa - 17338; Fungi - 3422; Plants - 5037; Viruses - 0; Other Eukaryotes - 2996 (source: NCBI BLink).), with amino-acid sequence MTSVVFAFKVLCVSFLFIVVASRPTIRPKMFNVQRHGSKSDGKTDNTNVFTSVWNRACRRKSGSSKIYVPKGTFYLGGVEFVGPCKNPIEFLIDGTLLAPANPNNIKQDTWIKFKYINDLSISGSGTLDGQGKQSWPLNDCHKNPNCPKLAMTMGFAFVNNSNIKDITSLNSKMGHFNFFSVHHFNITGVTITAPGNSPNTDGIKMGSCSNIHISNTNIGTGDDCIAILSGTTNLDISNVNCGPGHGISVGSLGKNKDEKDVKDLTIRDVIFNGTSDGIRIKTWESSASKILVSNFLYENIQMIDVGKPINIDQKYCPHPPCEHEQKGESHVQIQNLKLKNIYGTSKNKVAVNLQCSKRFPCKNIELIDINITNNGLVDSFSTLVCENVDGSVSGKMVPQHCIN; translated from the exons atGACAAGCGTTGTTTTTGCGTTTAAAGTTTTGTGTGTGTCTTTCTTGTTCATTGTTGTTGCAAGTCGTCCTACTATCCGACCAAAAATGTTCAATGTGCAACGTCATGGTTCTAAATCCGATGGAAAAACTGATAACACCAAT GTATTTACAAGTGTATGGAACCGTGCATGTAGAAGGAAAAGTGGAAGTAGTAAAATTTATGTACCAAAAGGAACATTCTACCTTGGTGGTGTAGAGTTCGTGGGTCCATGCAAAAATCCTATTGAGTTTCTCATCGATGGAACTTTATTGGCTCCTGCAAATCCTAACAACATTAAGCAAGATACGTGGATCAAATTTAAGTACATCAAtgatctctctatctctgGTTCCGGTACACTTGATGGGCAAGGGAAACAGTCTTGGCCACTCAATGACTGCCATAAAAATCCCAATTGTCCTAAATTAGCTATG actATGGGATTTGCATTCGTAAACAACTCAAATATCAAAGACATAACATCACTCAACAGTAAAATGGGAcacttcaacttcttctccgTCCATCACTTTAACATTACCGGCGTCACTATAACAGCTCCCGGCAATAGCCCCAACACTGACGGTATCAAGATGGGTTCATGTAGTAACATTCACATCTCCAACACAAACATTGGTACCGGAGACGATTGTATCGCCATACTCTCTGGAACTACTAACCTCGATATCTCTAATGTCAATTGTGGTCCTGGACATGGGATTAGTGTCGGAAGCTTAGGGAAGAACAAAGACGAGAAAGACGTGAAAGACTTAACAATAAGAGATGTTATTTTCAACGGTACAAGCGATGGTATTCGAATCAAAACTTGGGAATCTTCAGCTTCGAAGATCCTTGTTTCGAACTTCTTGTACGAGAATATTCAGATGATTGATGTTGGAAAACCAATCAACATCGATCAGAAGTATTGTCCTCACCCACCTTGTGAACATGAGCAAAAG gGAGAGTCTCAcgttcaaatccaaaaccttaagttaaagaatatatatggAACGTCAAAGAACAAAGTTGCAGTAAATCTTCAATGTAGCAAAAGATTTCCGTGCAAGAATATTGAGCTAATTGACATTAACATAACGAATAATGGACTTGTAGATAGTTTTTCCACTTTGGTTTGCGAGAATGTTGACGGTTCTGTAAGCGGTAAAATGGTTCCTCAACATTGTATTAATTAA